From the genome of Vicia villosa cultivar HV-30 ecotype Madison, WI linkage group LG2, Vvil1.0, whole genome shotgun sequence, one region includes:
- the LOC131650739 gene encoding uncharacterized protein LOC131650739, translating to MSQNSVSFDSYRSHRMRQECHCGLDASLMTAWTDTNPGRRFFGCGMYKVQGFKKCSNFVWLHEEMNPRAKEVISSLMQKLNEEKQRVKDSVAKEEELKMKMKLIKKQLK from the coding sequence ATGTCTCAAAACTCTGTGTCATTCGATAGCTACAGAAGTCACAGAATGAGACAGGAATGTCATTGCGGTCTCGATGCCTCATTGATGACGGCCTGGACCGATACAAACCCAGGACGTCGCTTTTTCGGTTGTGGGATGTACAAGGTTCAAGGTTTCAAGAAGTGCAGTAACTTTGTTTGGCTTCATGAGGAAATGAACCCTAGGGCAAAAGAAGTAATTTCGAGCTTAATGCAAAAGTTGAATGAAGAAAAGCAGAGGGTTAAGGATTCAgtcgcaaaagaagaagaattgaagatgaagatgaaactgATAAAGAAACAGTTGAAATAA